Proteins encoded by one window of Streptococcus sanguinis:
- a CDS encoding sce7726 family protein produces the protein MNVKTNYLLNRFFSRATISNLLKYNKDEVFERISKEETSHLETIQSVYQELSKTYRNEYFYKNTLLNKRLLGIHSVNTTTALTEIPVGRAKPDFILINGKAVVYEIKTELDNFDRLENQINEYYKAFNHVAIVTYEKNIEMAKRKIAEINKPIGLYILQKNVKIKTVMEPKEYNNDLDRDVIFSILRKREYESIIEKRFGSLPQVSQFDYYDVCRQLTEDIRLEQFYSDFLIELKKRNPINKELFAAVPYELKFLVYFMNFKPKDYDALAQFLQK, from the coding sequence GTGAATGTTAAAACAAACTATTTATTAAATAGATTTTTTTCAAGGGCTACTATAAGTAATCTTCTTAAATATAATAAAGACGAAGTTTTTGAAAGAATATCAAAAGAAGAGACGAGTCATTTAGAAACAATCCAAAGCGTTTATCAAGAATTGTCTAAAACATATCGGAACGAATATTTTTATAAGAATACTCTTTTGAATAAACGTTTATTAGGAATACATAGCGTCAATACTACAACAGCTTTAACAGAAATACCTGTCGGTAGAGCGAAACCGGATTTTATTTTAATTAATGGGAAAGCAGTTGTATATGAAATAAAAACAGAATTAGACAATTTTGACAGGCTTGAAAATCAAATCAATGAATATTATAAAGCTTTTAACCATGTTGCCATTGTGACATACGAAAAGAACATTGAAATGGCAAAAAGAAAAATTGCTGAGATTAATAAACCTATTGGTCTATATATTCTACAAAAAAACGTAAAAATTAAAACAGTGATGGAACCCAAGGAATACAATAATGATTTAGATAGAGATGTCATTTTCAGTATTCTTCGGAAACGCGAATATGAAAGTATTATTGAGAAGCGTTTTGGTTCTTTACCTCAGGTCTCTCAATTCGATTATTACGATGTTTGTAGGCAACTAACTGAAGATATTCGACTAGAGCAATTTTATTCAGATTTTTTAATTGAACTGAAAAAAAGAAATCCAATCAATAAAGAATTGTTTGCGGCGGTCCCATATGAACTCAAGTTTTTGGTGTATTTCATGAACTTTAAACCAAAGGATTATGATGCACTTGCACAATTTTTACAAAAATAG